Proteins found in one Mucilaginibacter inviolabilis genomic segment:
- a CDS encoding deoxyhypusine synthase family protein, translating into MSITRGPISQFIEKNYLHFNAAALMDAAKGYETHLAEGGKMMVTLAGAMSTAELGISLAEMIRQDKIAIISCTGANLEEDIMNLVAHSHYKRVPNYRDLSPQEEWDLLENHYNRVTDTCIPEEEAFRRLQKHIHKIWKDADNSGERYFPHEYMYKILLSGELEQYYEIDPKNSWMLAAAEKNLPIVVPGWEDSTMGNIFASYVIKGEIKASTMKSGIEYMAWLADWYTKNSSGKGIGFFQIGGGIAGDFPICVVPMLYQDMEMHDVPFWSYFCQISDSTTSYGSYSGAVPNEKITWGKLDIHTPKFIVESDATIVAPLIFAWILKQ; encoded by the coding sequence ATGAGCATCACAAGAGGACCTATTTCGCAGTTTATTGAAAAAAACTATCTGCATTTTAACGCGGCAGCATTAATGGATGCAGCAAAGGGATATGAAACACACCTTGCCGAAGGCGGCAAAATGATGGTTACCCTTGCCGGTGCCATGAGTACCGCCGAGCTGGGTATTTCGCTGGCCGAAATGATCCGTCAGGATAAAATCGCCATTATTTCCTGCACCGGTGCCAACCTGGAAGAGGATATCATGAACCTGGTAGCGCACTCACATTACAAAAGGGTGCCAAACTACCGCGATTTGAGTCCGCAGGAAGAGTGGGATCTGCTCGAAAACCATTATAACCGTGTTACCGATACTTGTATCCCGGAGGAAGAAGCATTCCGTCGTTTGCAAAAACATATCCACAAAATATGGAAAGATGCAGATAATAGCGGTGAGCGATATTTTCCGCATGAGTACATGTACAAAATATTATTAAGCGGCGAATTGGAGCAATACTATGAAATTGATCCTAAAAACTCCTGGATGCTGGCCGCTGCCGAAAAAAACCTGCCAATTGTTGTTCCTGGATGGGAAGACAGTACTATGGGTAACATTTTCGCCTCCTATGTAATCAAAGGCGAGATCAAAGCATCAACCATGAAGAGCGGTATTGAGTACATGGCCTGGCTTGCCGACTGGTATACCAAAAACTCATCGGGCAAAGGAATAGGATTTTTCCAGATAGGTGGTGGTATTGCCGGCGACTTCCCGATATGTGTAGTGCCTATGCTTTACCAGGATATGGAGATGCATGATGTTCCGTTCTGGAGCTACTTCTGCCAGATATCAGATTCAACTACCTCGTATGGCTCTTACTCGGGCGCCGTGCCAAACGAAAAAATAACCTGGGGCAAACTGGATATACATACCCCCAAGTTTATTGTTGAAAGCGATGCAACCATTGTTGCACCATTGATATTTGCCTGGATATTAAAACAATAA
- a CDS encoding porin family protein, protein MHSFVKYRTIPIRYINTTAVYFLTIIALSFLTHVSAAQNRNEKKDVYKYKIIDTLKTRYEIGVSGGFNLNRFTKEQPQTGFNTGYNAGVSLNYHLYKQLSLQLEANYLQQGGQMITFKDDTRLGLPESFSTKNVKNSSYTLNSIEVPLLVNYTINIKPSWKPSFYIGASYAYTFNVTENYQKTGNLLPGEDIIATVSNKQTVSNIFNNTRYNLITGTNVKLPLTSRFKLLLDFRYLTGLTTARANYSYMEKIGFGSNIRTNSFVSRIGIVMPLK, encoded by the coding sequence ATGCACTCCTTCGTAAAGTACCGCACTATACCCATTCGGTATATCAATACTACTGCTGTTTATTTTTTAACTATTATAGCTTTATCTTTTTTAACCCATGTTTCAGCAGCGCAAAATCGCAATGAAAAAAAAGATGTCTATAAATATAAAATCATCGATACCCTTAAAACCAGGTATGAGATTGGTGTATCAGGCGGCTTTAATTTAAACAGATTTACCAAAGAACAACCACAAACAGGCTTCAATACGGGCTATAATGCTGGTGTCTCTTTAAATTATCACCTATATAAACAACTAAGCCTGCAATTGGAGGCCAATTACCTGCAACAGGGAGGCCAAATGATTACCTTTAAAGATGACACCAGACTTGGTTTGCCTGAAAGCTTCTCTACTAAAAATGTAAAAAACAGTTCTTATACATTAAATAGTATTGAGGTTCCGCTTTTGGTTAATTATACCATTAATATCAAACCATCCTGGAAACCATCATTTTATATTGGCGCTAGTTACGCGTACACTTTTAATGTGACCGAAAACTATCAAAAAACAGGAAATTTACTTCCGGGAGAAGACATTATAGCCACTGTTAGTAATAAACAGACCGTCTCCAACATATTTAATAATACCCGATACAATCTTATTACGGGTACTAATGTAAAACTACCATTAACGTCAAGGTTTAAATTACTGCTTGACTTTAGATATTTAACAGGATTAACCACAGCCAGAGCAAACTATTCATATATGGAAAAAATAGGCTTTGGCAGTAACATCCGGACTAATTCTTTTGTATCAAGAATTGGTATAGTAATGCCTCTCAAGTAG